One Lepidochelys kempii isolate rLepKem1 chromosome 12, rLepKem1.hap2, whole genome shotgun sequence genomic region harbors:
- the LOC140896394 gene encoding meckelin-like isoform X1 has protein sequence MVPPAGSQIETNFIIYLSCAFVLKAVDLLHLLITQLTVSIFLIAWEKPKEKPAFKAPAGGQRATSSVSIWRTFLIANEWNEIQTHRKLNPSLQLFAVLLLLEVVGLKNIASRDLNLDLHPGTDTYLAAWSPVLRFGIAASLWLALGIAQVMLCLSCWKSALGKFRV, from the exons ATGGTGCCCCCGGCAGGCAGTCAAATAGAAACCAACTTTATTATCTACTTGTCCTGCGCTTTTGTGTTAAAG GCTGTGGACTTGCTTCATCTCCTGATCACCCAGCTAACAGTCTCCATCTTCCTGATAGCCTGGGAAAAGCCAAAGGAGAAACCAGCATTTAAAGCACCGGCAG GAGGGCAGAGGGCCACTTCCTCTGTGAGTATTTGGAGAACTTTCCTGATAGCCAATGAGTGGAATGAGATCCAGACTCATAGGAAATTGAATCCATCGCTTCAGCTGTTCGCAGTGTTACTGCTCCTGGAG GTTGTGGGCTTGAAAAACATCGCATCACGAGACCTGAACCTGGATCTGCACCCCGGCACTGACACTTACCTGGCTGCCTGGAGCCCAGTCCTTAGATTTGGGAttgctgcttctctctggctgGCACTGGGAATTGCACAGGTTATGCTCTGCCTGTCATGTTGGAAAAGTGCTTTGGGGAAATTTAGGGTGTGA
- the LOC140896556 gene encoding extracellular calcium-sensing receptor-like: protein MPPTCSFFHLKHIWTNHENGVEQIITLITTYNMRYKWNVFFFTKYLPTVFVLHDQLMIYSTEVELDGEGAVETLTMLVQFLGWNVLGVIQNSEKEILGIARNFTQKDKDEFCLEMHEQGSANATALHSSIMKTRGNVTVIFDYSGNFREKSLVESVPGKQVILCCFWSKAPLLFTVPHHYDGIMSLHKRARTIPGFLEYLQTLGHQDSGEESLEYMFRQLCYHCEVNSSLQHQICFNYLPFLEVHLPFEEKNCTRDPINACATCLHRLASDDVIYQLATFFSKLQLAIDAFCKDNKILCAHIGNSNAFKSQFEAFVLSNYTPLILPSWNLFDIFSWTVSEDGVLTLQAVNATSWCHSSQREVLSSSCLRSCQPGQRKKPHDFLPLNCCYDCDKCEAGTYSNGSAIQNCWPCPLSEWSERGSTSCWPKSCVYLSWLEPISISLASLAALGMLLTILVLVVYIRHGDTPIVKTAGGFIFYCNMAGFLCAFSSTLLVIGEPTSLKCKLQKPVFGISFALCLSSVLAKTIQNLCSFESPVGRPSKLQMRLYLIIMGVGPFIQCLICMLWVYLDPPDARRVYPAGEPRILLECHRDAGLGSSFVNGYLCFLAFCALACAMKSQSLPANFNDAQGIAYAMMIFFVTWLAVTPVLHSSRSKMVNVVLGVVILLSAYSSLAALFLYKCYVILFRPERNTVEWIKRSTYEYCQKMAEKANLAIQMESSIASVDTSVH, encoded by the exons ATGCCTCCCACGTGCAGCTTTTTCCACCTCAAACATATCTGGACCAACCATGAAAATGGAGTGGAGCAAATCATCACCCTCATCACCACTTACAACATGAGATATAAGTGGAATGTCTTCTTTTTTACAAAGTATTTGCCAACG GTCTTTGTTCTTCATGACCAATTGATGATTTACAGCACGGAGGTTGAGTTGGATGGCGAAGGAGCTGTTGAGACTTTGACAATGCTCGTCCAGTTCTTGGGCTGGAATGTGCTCGGTGTCATCCAGAACAGTGAAAAGGAAATATTAGGCATAGCCAGAAATTTCACCCAGAAGGACAAGGACGAGTTCTGCCTTGAGATGCATGAGCAGGGCTCTGCAAACGCCACGGCCTTGCACAGCAGCATCATGAAGACGAGGGGGAACGTGACGGTCATTTTTGACTATAGTGGTAACTTTCGCGAGAAGTCGCTTGTGGAAAGTGTCCCTGGAAAGCAAGTGATTTTGTGTTGCTTCTGGTCCAAAGCTCCATTACTCTTTACTGTACCTCACCACTATGATGGCATTATGTCCCTGCACAAGAGAGCTAGGACTATCCCTGGGTTCCTGGAATACTTGCAAACACTAGGTCATCAGGACTCTGGGGAGGAGTCACTTGAGTACATGTTTAGACAACTTTGCTATCACTGTGAAGTCAATAGCTCCCTGCAGCACCAGATCTGCTTTAACTATCTACCCTTCCTGGAAGTACATCTTCCTTTTGAAGAAAAGAACTGCACTCGGGACCCCATCAATGCATGTGCTACATGCCTTCATAGGTTGGCATCAGATGATGTAATCTACCAGCTGGCCACTTTCTTCAGCAAGTTGCAGCTGGCCATTGATGCCTTTTGCAAAGACAACAAAATTCTCTGTGCCCACATAGGAAACTCTAATGCTTTTAAATCCCAG TTTGAAGCTTTTGTTCTTTCCAACTACACTCCTCTAATCCTGCCCAGTTGGAACCTTTTTGACATTTTCTCCTGGACTGTCTCAGAAGATGGAGTCCTGACCCTCCAAGCAGTGAATGCTACCAGCTGGTGCCACTCCAGCCAAAGGGAG GTGCTGAGCTCGTCCTGTCTGCGCAGCTGTCAGCCTGGCCAGAGGAAGAAACCCCATGACTTTCTGCCTCTGAACTGCTGCTACGACTGTGACAAGTGTGAAGCAGGGACTTACAGCAACGGCTCGG CCATTCAGAACTGTTGGCCCTGCCCTTTGAGCGAATGGTCAGAAAGGGGAAGCACGTCATGCTGGCCAAAGAGCTGCGTCTACCTGTCCTGGTTGGAACCCATCAGCATATCCCTGGCGAGCTTGGCTGCCCTGGGGATGTTGCTCACCATCTTGGTCCTGGTCGTGTACATCCGGCATGGTGACACACCCATTGTCAAGACTGCTGGTGGGTTCATATTCTACTGCAACATGGCAGGCTTCCTGTGCGCTTTCTCCAGCACCCTCTTGGTCATAGGAGAACCCACTAGCCTGAAATGCAAACTCCAGAAACCAGTGTTTGGGATCAGCTTTGCTCTCTGCCTCTCCAGCGTGCTTGCCAAGACCATCCAGAACCTCTGCTCCTTTGAAAGTCCTGTAGGGAGGCCAAGCAAGCTCCAGATGAGACTCTATCTCATTATCATGGGAGTGGGGCCCTTTATCCAGTGTCTCATCTGCATGCTTTGGGTCTATCTAGACCCCCCGGATGCCAGGAGAGTTTACCCAGCGGGGGAGCCCCGTATACTCCTGGAATGCCACAGAGATGCAGGTCTGGGCTCCTCTTTTGTTAATGGGTACCTGTGTTTCCTCGCTTTCTGTGCCCTGGCGTGTGCTATGAaaagccagtccctgccagcCAACTTCAATGATGCCCAAGGCATTGCCTACGCCATGATGATTTTCTTCGTCACCTGGCTCGCCGTCACCCCTGTCCTGCACTCCAGCAGAAGCAAGATGGTGAATGTCGTCCTAGGCGTCGTTATCCTGTTATCCGCCTACAGCTCCCTGGCCGCCTTGTTCCTCTACAAATGCTATGTCATTCTCTTCCGGCCAGAGCGCAACACAGTCGAGTGGATCAAGAGGTCCACGTACGAGTACTGCCAGAAGATGGCCGAAAAGGCCAATCTTGCTATCCAGATGGAGAGCAGCATTGCCTCAGTAGATACGTCTGTACACTGA